In the genome of Halobacteriovorax sp. DA5, the window GCTGGTATTGCAAGAGTGAAGTATGAACAAAAGAAATTAGATGAGTCTGAACTTGCTTTTATTGATGTAGATAAAAGATCTTATATTTGGCCTGAGCTACTAATCGAAGAGGCTTGGAATAGTTATTACAAAGGTGACTATAATAGAACACTTGGGAAACTTGTGACATATAAGGCACCGGTTCTAAATTATATAGTTAATCCAGAAGTTAATGTTCTAAAAGCACTTAGTTATTTTAAGCTATGCTTATATGATGATATGTCTAATATCATTGATGATCACTATAAAGAATTCGATAAATCAAAACAAGTAATCGATCAAATGCTTGCTAAGAAGCATTCTTTAGAATGGTATTTTAAATTCATTAATAGCTATGTTGATGGAAAAAAATACTATGATCCACTAACAAATAAGCTACTTGAGAATGTAAGAAAAGACCCAGCTTTTTTACAACTGTATCAAAGTTATAAAGATGGCCTTCGTGAAATTAAGACAATAAAAACAGTTAGAAATAGAAGATTAAGAAAGATTTTAGCTATTAATTTAAAAGACTCTTTATTTCTTCAACAAAAACTAATTGGATCTTATGTTAAGAAGGTTTTTAAGCTTAATTCTGCACAATTAGAAAAGTCATTTATTGGTTTAAGTTATTTAAGACTTGAAGCACTGAATGCAAGAAAAGCACGTTTATATAGTGGTATTACAGATACCGGAGCAAGAGGTGATATTAAGTACCTGAAAAGAAACTCGAAGCAATACTTTTGGTCGTTCAATGGTGAGTTTTGGGCCGATGAGTTAGGTGACTATGTATTCGCTCTTCGATCGGAGTGTCAAAAATGATTAAGGTTTTATTATTTGCAACTCTTATAAGTTTTAACTCTTTTGGTATTAAGCTTAATACTAAAAGAGATCGTATTGTTTCAGTAATCGATATGGAGCTTAAAGAGCTTGTGCGTATGAAACGATACACAAAGAACGATACAATGCTTGATTTGCGTATGGCCGAGCTTAATTTAGAGAAAGGGCGAATTATTCGTGAACAAGAAAATGAAAATTTCTTTAACTTAGATATAAAAGACAAGAAGCGTATTGATCGAAAGAAGTTTTTTGCTGAATCTAGCGCATACTATGATAGAGCTCAAAAAATTGGATTGTCGATACTTAATAAGAAACCAAACGCTAAGGCACGCTCTCATATCTATTATATCCTTGCTTATAATGAATTAGAAAATGTTCAAATGGATAGAGCAAAGTCTCTTTTCGTGAAGTCTGTAAAATCAGCGCCAAAAAATGATTTAATCGGAGTTAAGTCTCGTCTTGCACTAGGTGATATCTATTATCGAGAAGGTGACTTCAGTAAATCTAAGAGGTATTACGATACTGTAATTTATAAGATTAAAGATGATAAGTGGTACACTAAGTATCTTTACAATCTTGCTTGGTCTAACTTTAGAGTTGGAAATAAGAATACTGCAATTAAGCAAATGAAGGAAGTTCATAGTCTGTCGAAAAGTCCTAAATATATCGACAAAAAGGATATGGCCGGACGTGATGTTGGTTACTTCTATGCTGATAAAGGCGATACTAAGAAGGCCCTACAATTCTACCAAAATGAAAAGGGAACACCTGAAAAGAATTTTTTCGATATGGGAATGTTTCTTCTTGATAAACAGAAATATTCTCAAGCTGCGGGAATGTTCAGATCTGCATTTAATGGAAAGAGTGAAGAGTACAAAGCTAAGGCACTTGTTCAACTATTACAAATCTATGATAAGTACAACAATAATAAGAATTTTCTTGTTTATGCGCGAACAATTACTAAAACAAAGCTTAATCCAGAGCAAAAGAAAGAGGCGCTGTTTTATGTAACAAAACGTGCTGCACATCTTCAAAAAGAATTAGGATTGTCTCATAATAAGAAGCGTCCAAAAATTATGAAGTTTAAAGGACGTATTGCTGCTGAATTATACTTTATTTCACAAGAAGTTGATCCTAGCTTAGGAGAGAGAGCTCTGTTCTATGCTGGTGAGTCTTACTATGCAGCTTCTGAATATGATCAAGCACTCTTTATGTACGATAAGGTTATCTCTTCTGATAAAACTGATAATGTATACTTTAAGAGATCATTAGCAGGTATGATTGTCGTACTAAATGACAAAAGAACTTCAGCTGGAATTAGAAAAAAATATTTTGAGAAAGTATTCTCAACGTATATTAAGCATGAAGATTCAAAGCCTAAGAAGAATAAAGCTGTTGAGAAGCTATTCTCTTACTATGTCGATGAAGAGAAA includes:
- a CDS encoding tetratricopeptide repeat protein, which encodes MIKVLLFATLISFNSFGIKLNTKRDRIVSVIDMELKELVRMKRYTKNDTMLDLRMAELNLEKGRIIREQENENFFNLDIKDKKRIDRKKFFAESSAYYDRAQKIGLSILNKKPNAKARSHIYYILAYNELENVQMDRAKSLFVKSVKSAPKNDLIGVKSRLALGDIYYREGDFSKSKRYYDTVIYKIKDDKWYTKYLYNLAWSNFRVGNKNTAIKQMKEVHSLSKSPKYIDKKDMAGRDVGYFYADKGDTKKALQFYQNEKGTPEKNFFDMGMFLLDKQKYSQAAGMFRSAFNGKSEEYKAKALVQLLQIYDKYNNNKNFLVYARTITKTKLNPEQKKEALFYVTKRAAHLQKELGLSHNKKRPKIMKFKGRIAAELYFISQEVDPSLGERALFYAGESYYAASEYDQALFMYDKVISSDKTDNVYFKRSLAGMIVVLNDKRTSAGIRKKYFEKVFSTYIKHEDSKPKKNKAVEKLFSYYVDEEKDAKKAQNLFFVYAKENPRAISKNEAMIGRIVDLHKSQKNKSELMSFVGELKSTGIPLRRGFITHLNKIILVAQFSDIQKANQKGDKVTALKGYLFIYKDKESTPEAKRNAAYNIAVLFYESGNIDLMTKWLDRAIEEMLISEITKFYESFNSIISELFLRQRVDHGMALTQKLLSKTCSLNDKSKEGLLKNYIVMGLATNKDSAAVSFVDSQSKCRFKNTTLLSSYEQIFDYYIDTKLLDKADAIYRQRLSAYTTNLYKKSEYVGKLSKLSRTQKNTSRYAGELSYIYNKVKKKKDLAIETIDEVALMEVDKLENDVNNFNSIGLSFPENTFNNTMKLKFNRLDRIQGKVARIVAMGSGEAMVKSYSLLINSFDRFSTDVGSFSPEGKSPEYIKSFKASMANVSANLATKSRQLKRELDNLINKNDVLTVNFGTLSRQGLGLPSMSGAVLMDKRGNR